TATGTGAAATTTTAACCTTAAACTATTACACATAgtgttttgcttaattttttgtgTTAACTTGGCTAGGTTATGGTAGCTAGTTGTCTGGTCAAACACTAGTTTAGATGTTGCtgtgaaagcattttataaatgtaattaacattcataatcagttgactttaagtaaAGGAGATTACTTTTCATAATACATGTGGGCCTCATCTactcagttgaaggccttaagagcaaagactgaagttttctttaaaaaagaggaattctgcTTTGAGACTGAAACATAGAAACCCAGTCTAAATTTCCAGCCTACTGACTTGCCCTGTGGATTTTGGACTCAAGACTGCAATATCACTCTTACCTGAATTTCTAGCCTAACAATGTGGGATATGAGTTTTGAACTTGACATTCTCCACAAGTACATAAgccagtttttttaaaagaaatctctctatatcatctatctatttatctattaaaaTCTATCTAttattatcatctatctatatcattGTTTCCTCCCCCATTCCTGCCCAGAAAACCCTGATTAATACACATACATGGTCTAAcacaatttgattattttttgcttttgtaagGTTATACTCACTGTCACAATTTGATATACACGTTAGTTTTCTCTCTCAGATCCAGTGTGCGCTAACCTCACTTCAATATGATGGAGCACACCAAATATTTTTATGCTCTGAATCTTTGTCCCTGCCCTTCCCTCTGGTTGAAACCAGTTACTCCCTTCTCATCCTAGTAAACTCATATTCGACTCTAAGTATCCATTTATACCATTCTTACTCTGGGAGCATTTATAGCCTAATAAAATTATTAGTCactgttttatttaattcattcatttaacatgtTTATTGGAACTCACTGTGTTTAAAGCTCTCAGAATTAAGCAGTGGACAGAAGATATGATCCCTTCCCTTAGAATGGGGTGATTAGCTATGTTTACTCGGGAcactctattttatttctgttgttttggaGTCACTATTAATAGTGCCTCATTTCAGTCTCAAAAGAGTTTTGGTTTTGATAGTAAATTATGTGACCTTCTTAATTATCCAAACATAAAACCTAGTAGGGAAGgtaaatattaaacatattttatgggTTGAATCATGTCTTTTCCTTCACTCTCAAATATGTTGGAGTCCCAACTCCCAGAACCTGGGAATGTGACCTTATTCACATatggggtctttgcagatgtactCAAGTTAAGAAGTAGTCATACTGGACTAAGGGGCCTAATGCAATGACTGGTGTCCATATAAATTGAGAGACGTttgcacacagagacacacacaaaaagaaaaacgtGATGTGGGAGACAGAGATTGTAGTGATGTGTATACAAGccaaaaaatatcaagaatttgaCCAGTAACCATTAGAAAGTAGGAAGAGGCGAGAAAAGTTCCTTTCCTCAAATCTTCAGAGAGCACACGGCCCTCCTGAAATCTTAATTTCAGAACTATAAGAAAATGCATTTCCATTGTTTTAAAGCATCTAGTTTGTAGTGATTATTAAGTCAGTCctagaaaattaatacaacagataattttttaaaattatgcatgTTACATAAAGCAAGCTATTGTGTGCCATGAGAAATTGTGATGGGACAGACAATACAGGGGACTGCATGGttggaggaagtgacatttagGGGAATGACTCAGGGAGAGTATAGTATTTATATACTTAATGATCCTGAGAGAAGACATAGCGTTATAcattaaagaaaccaaaaaatatatctaGTTGGGATTTAAGAGTAAGAAATGACCAGTAGCTTATCATGAGATTTTATATGTAAGCATTGTCCCGGTTGTGGAGAATCTGAAAACTATCATGAAGATTTTGTACTTTATCTTAAAGTTAGTGTAAAATCACTGAGCAGTATAAAGAAGGGAGTGGCATGATCAATTTTTGCTCTAAAATATCACTCTTGCTTGATAAAACTTGGGATAAAGAACGAGCAGTGAGAATGAAGGCAAGTGGGTGTCTGAGAGCCCATAGGTGAAATCTTTTGTTGGGCTAGGGAATGAAAAAGAGATGTGGTGGAAGAATCTCagtttctggcttgaacaacTGTGCAGATGGTGTCTTTTGCTTAGATGGAGaatattagggaaaaaaaaaagcttgagagGAGGGGAATGCTAATTTCATTTAAGAGTTCTGTTTTCTTTGAGATCTATGGGATAAATGCAAAAGGACTTTCCAGTAGCATTATGGAAATAGACTGTAAActcaaaattaaattcatatgTCATTTATGCAAAAGATATTAGAATTAAGCAATGGCCATATACCACACTTTCTTTGTAGTCAGgagttcattcattttaaaactcTCTCATATTGCCATCAGAAATTTTTTATGATAAGGAAGAGAGTTTTATGTAACAGGCTAGAAAGCTGTGCGTAAGGGATATAGTGTGGGCTGAGAACATTACACCAGGTTACATTAGGATagaggggaaatttggacagagGTATCTTGTGTCAGAGGGAGCTATCTTGTAGGATTACCTTGTGACTCAGAAACCATTTATGGTCCCAGGTTTTGTTGTGTCTCCAATTATccacatttttcaatttttagctTAATTCTCACAATGTCCCTGTCAGTGTATAATGCAATAATTTTTCCTTGGttgtcatttactttttattatattaattttcatttttactggATGTTAACTGTTCATGATGGTCAAATCTGTTAATATTTTAGGTCATTTGTTATATGCTTAGATTTCTCAACTTCATTTGGATAAATATACATATAGGTTTCCTTCTAAGTTTTTGAATGATTGATTTTAAGCCTTTGATTCATGTATAACTTAATTTAGAATATGGTTTTAAATAGTACTCTAGATCAATTAACCACCAAATTCCATGGTTTTGAAGTTCACTTTACCATATactaaatttttgttaaaatgtatttctgtgtTTTAACCTGCTACCATAATTATTCTAGTTTATAACCTACTTAATGGTATAATCCTTATCCCTCTTAACTACATACCTCCACATCTCATATGTATCATTTACTATTCACCcagtgtttttcctttctttttatacaataaaattataaatctctATAGAATATTTCTATTCTTTATGTTCAGAACTAAGTTATTCTTTAAACaatcctgatttttattttatatttttcctaatttgAGAGTCTTGTGCTAGAATATCAAACACACGTACACATAGTAAGTCAGTTGCTGTCAAGATTTATTGAAGAACAATCAGCAAGGTGAAAACAGACAGATTTCAAATGTCTGTGTCAGAAAAGGATGATGACATTATATCCTTAAATTGCTAACTTCTGGCAGAAGAAGAGTGTGATATCAGTGCTCAAGACctgaaaaaattgacaaaaaatcaggaaagaaattttaaagaaagaaaattaaattcattcatacatttatatacaatattgttTCTGACAAATGTACATGTTTGTAAAATATCACTTCACCTTACTTTGCATACAACATTTTTCTAGAAATCTGCAGTATTTGTTTCCTACATGTGGGTACAAAACAATTGCTAAAGACCCTTAGTTCTTATATGCGTGAGTATTACAGTTATACTTTTAATAGACAAGAATCATTGTTTGCATACCaatgaaaaaaatctacagtAATATTTTGAGATATTAATTTGATCTCTTCATCTCTTAAACTCTCAGTAAATTATGTAATTGAGGATTAGGTAAAATGAGGTAAATCATTTAATGTAGCAGaaagtaagttttatttattgctctctcTTCATATCCCTAAAGCCTgggattaataattttatattaaaataattattatataactcAATTACATTTTGTTCTACTAGTGGAATACCTGTACTGTCGAGATTTGTAACTTCCATAAACATATTCTGATGCATGACCTCTATTCTTAAACATCTGCATTTTCTAAGTCCAATACTTGCCTTAAATGCCTACATTCTTCCTTTTATTAAGACTTCTGCTTGCTGGTCAAACTTCTTAGATAGTAAAACTAGCTGTCTAGGCTATTGCACAATTCAACGTGGcatctcttttgttgctttcaaaTCAGGAACTCATCTGGTTCTTCTTTCAGTAGTTTAAAGACACCCATTTCATTTATAGAAGTGTCTTCCTTTTGGCTTAGgttatctagaccaggggtagtttTGGAAAATGCCTCAGTAGCCTCAGTTACAGATTCCAGTCTATTATTTTCAGACAAATCTTCTTTTGTTGTAGGAGGTGAATCTTCCACGAGGTTCATATCTACTAATTTAGGCACAATGAAGTCATATCTGGATTCAACAGCAGTCAGCAAAACAGGATTGTTCTCTGCTTCACTGGCAAAGTCTCTGTCAATCCAAACATTGACTCTATTTGTAGACTCTTCATCAGTTAGCAGAACGTCTTCTATTAAAATGTCTTCtggattattattttctcttttgacagTGGTATTAAGTTCAAACACAGTGATGAGCTTTTCCTCATCCGAGTCAGTTAGTTTAGACACAGCATCAGGATCATCTTCTGGAAGAATTAAGCCAATTTCAGTTATTTTCTCTTCTGGAAGGGAAGTTATGGCTGGAATCTTGGTGAAGTCTTTTTCAGTAGTGAGAGTGAGTTCAGTTTTAGGTATAGAGGAGTCAGTGATCTGGACAGCCTCGTTAGCAGTGACATTGGATTTAACGGAGGAACTATGATTGTTAATATCAGGTTTACCTTTCTTATCTGTAATGGCTGGCGTGTCAGTATCACTGACAGTATTTATCTTTAGTGAGTCAGAGACTTCAGACGTTATTGAGACATCTTTGTCTCCTAGGTCATTGGTATCCAAGAGAATATCTTCTTTTGCCATGTTAGTAGGAAATTCTATTAAAGAAACAGAAGTGGCTGGTGGTGAAATGTTACTAATTTTCACTGGAATAAAATTTTCGGTAATGGAGTTTGTAGCACCTGACAGAGCATTACTTTCTTTCTCCAGATGGATTGATGACTTCGTAATATGAGACTCCACATCATCTTCTGAATTTAGTTTTTCCTTTGGAAACGAAAACTTGTCTATAGTTGTTGAAAAATCACTTTCTAGCACATAGTCACTTACTGCAGTAATGTGGTCTCCTTCTGAAGTAATAGTTGTTTCTGATCTTGGAATAGTGTTGTTAGCCTCAAAGAAAATGGTTGCTTCAGTTGTTATTTTGCTGCTTTCTGTTTGAGGATGAGAATAAATTTTTGGCAAACCATCTTCAGCCATGGGACAAAGTGGCACCATGCACACTCACAGGTCTTTCTCTGGTCCCAGTGGTGTCCCTAGGCAGGAGAGTGGTATTTATTATAGTGACTAAAGCATAGGTCATCATAGTGATTGTTGCATCAACCCCATGGCCAATGGCACTGGCTTCCCTTGGAGATTGTTTCTATGCTCTGATTGGGCACCTAGCATTGATGTTAGATAAAAAGACAATAAAGTCCTCTCCAATTGTGGAGTCAGCAGTCAACATTCATAGCCCAATATTTCAATAGCAAGGAACTCAAGGTTCCCATGTTAGAAGAATGTGCCTTCCAATGTGGAGTTAGTGTCACTTGGAACAGACAAGCAGAGTCTGCCAGGTACTTTGTGGGTTTAGCATTAAAAGGAACACCAAGATTATCAGCATATGTTTCAAGTTGCTTCTCTTTCAAGTAAGTAACTTTGAGGTGCAGCATCTCAAAGTAAGTAAGCTTTGAGGTGAAGCATCTTCTCTTGtgatttatgtatttaaatgtcTAAAAAAGCTGGCATTTTGGCAGTGAATGCAGTTACAGAGATAATTAGGTAGTGAGATTTCAGTTAGTTCTCTTCTTTAGAGAGGGAATTCTCATACCCCCAGTagggataataaaaataagttactgGCCTATGAAGGTATTTGCAGGTTTTTTCCCTCATTACGATTCTTACTTTTTCTTGAATTAACTTGAATAACAGTGAGAATTTCAggttttgtagttttaatttctgaGGAATGTTTTCTTCAGAGAATGTTCTTTCAACGTCAAAAAAGTATTTTGTCAAGGAGTTGGTAAATAtgtcaaaaatcatttaaaaacagaTCAAAGTATGGAGTAAGTATATTAGTCTGGggaattatattttcaatttcagaAGGAAGATTTTCTTTAATGATGTTATCTATATCAGTCATCATTATTTTGTCTCACTATCATCCTTAAGATTTAAGTAATTAGATAATAAGATTGTGTCTAGTGTTAATTTTTTCCAGTGTCTTTAGAAGAAAGGATTTTCAGACTTGGACACAACTAAATTTGAAAACAACAGCAATTCAGCCAGAGTAGTGGATTCCATCTCAAAGGTAAATACTTATTCTTCTTCAATATGGACTCAGACTCGAAATttacagtatcttttttttagttattagttACCTAAAGCTGTACTAAATCTCTGTAGAAATATCAGATAGATTTTAAGATAGACActgttcatttttagaaatataagcagccctggccagttggcttgatGGTAAAGAatgagcccagtgtgtgaatgtccaaggtttgaatcctggtcaggggacacaggagaagcacccatatgcttctccatccttccccctctcagttctctctgtctctctttctctctcttcccatcttgaagccatggctcaattgcagtgagttggccctggggggttaaggatggctccatggcctctgcttcaggtgctaaaaagagcttggttgctgaacaatgggagcatcaccccctagtaagcttgccaggtagatcctggtcagggaattgtgggagtctgcctctctgtctccccttctctcactgaatattatatatttaatatttatttatattttaatatttatttattatttataatatatatttaacatttaataatatatattaaatatgtataagcAACTTATTCAGAAATGTTTTTTTGCTTCAAGAGGATATCACCACTGAGGGTTCCAATGTATTGATGTAGGAAATAATGTCAGAATCAGGAACAGGGAAGGAAGTTAGTGATAGgcacaggttttttatttttatatagaaatactATCAGGTCAGGTGTCAGTAATGAAAATTCCAAAGTATAGACATTATCTGGGTTGTTTAACTTAATGttttttaactcttattttttcttataatctaaTGTTTGTAAAGCTTAATTCAGGGTAAGTTATGATATAAAAAGCAGAATTGGTGTCTTTTCAGGGGAATTTTTTTTGTGtacaaaaggggggaaaagacagaGGTGTTAGCTCTATAGCTGCTAAAAGCAACAACAGGCTTCAGAATAAAAGGGTTAATGTTCACTGAATTTATGTCTCTTAAATTCACTGAAATTTTGATTTCAGAAATATAAGATTCATTCTCTACAACAGTCTCTCTCCTGAGGAATGCATTGGCCTCAGTTTCTGAGATAGTTATTTCTTTTACAGATGGACTGATAACTGCTTTATTTACATGATGACTTACAACATGGTCAAAAGTTTTAGTTATCTGCCTTTTTATCTAGATTATAGGTTGAAAGGTTGTATTAGGTACAAAGGTCATAGTGTCAGTTTTATCAAAATGTACCCATTTTCAGTGGTAGGTATGTCAGTGGCTACATTTATAAGATTCTCTGAAAAAGTTGTAGGATCTTCCAGAAGAACAGAGGAGACCATAGAGAATGGCTGAGGGTCACTTTGCATCTTGCTGACTTCCGTATTTTGGTCAATAATAATAGAGTCTTCACTCAATGGCTTTGAAACCTCTAGTGCCACAGATTTATCAAATAAAGAATCATGATTTTCACTACAAGCAACTGCAGTTCTAGGTCCTTTGTTATTATTGggaattaataaagattttaattttatggaCAGGATACCATCTACTGACACTATGATGGATTCACTGTTTTCACTGCTCTCCTTACAGTAAAAAAGCAGAGGCACTATGGGAAATAGTGGTGACATGTTTTGGCATTTGTTGGCATTAACAGGAATTAGAGAAGCTATTGAAGCTTTTTTTATTACACCCTCGGTAACTTTACCACCATAGGAGATATTCTCAGCTTGAGAAGCAATGTCTTGAACTAAGGGGTTAGTGTAATCTCTGAAGGCATTATTTTAGAGATGTCCATTCTATGTTCATTGACTTTGGATTTTTCTGATGTTATAGAGTCTGCCAATTCCAGGGAAGCTGTGTTATAAACATTGGATAAAATATCTTTCCTATAGAAATGACCTTGACTTTGACTTTTTGTGGGAATGGAGATCACAGCATAGTCAATGGGGACAGTGTTAAATGTTCTGCTCTCTCCCAtggtcattgtttttgtttgtggttCAAAGaaatacttgatttttttatttctcaaatcaGAAACTTCAGGAAGAATGATGATGGCATCATCTTCACTTAGTGTGCTATTTCCTGCAGAAAATTTGTCTTAAAATTCAGGGGAAAGAGTCTCAAATATATCAATTAGGGAAGGCACCATGGTTTTCAGATGCTGAATACTGAAATTTTTGGTGTAGTCTGAAAAAAGTGGCAGGAATATCAGactcagaattttcttctttgagaataatagtttggtatttttctttaattttaatctcAGAGTGAGTGAGTTATTCTATACTGAAGACTCTTTGAGGCCTCACTTTTGGAGGAAGGTATATGATATACAAATCTACTGGGCCCTGTAtaaattaaatagtttttttctttagtgtgagaggaggagagatagtgagacagactcccacatgcgtaccgaccaggatccacccagcaatccccattttgggctgatgctcgaatcaaccaagctatttttagtgccaaagacagatgtgctctgaccaactgagctattcttagtgctcagagcccatgctcaaaccaatagagccactggctgtaggagggaaaaaagtagagaaagaggagaaaaacaggTGGTCAGttctcttgtgtgcactgacagggaattgaacctaggactttcatataccaggccaacactctaaccactgaaccaactggccagggatgaaTAAGCtttttaatagaattattttatcCCTCTTTTGTTCAAAGGTGCTGTGCTTATTTGAAATATAATCAGAATAACTTTTATCAGGTTCAATGAACATCAGGTCCATAGCATTTAGATTATGTTCCTTGCCAGAGTGGTCACTTGCCTATCAATAAAGGAATCATCTCTCAATGTATTTGCATATATCAGTGATAGAGGAGGGCCTGTTTCAGAGAGATGGTAATAAGTTTCCACATTTATGTCTTCAGAGAATACAGGTGTGGAGAAAGTCACACGTATAATGCTTGTATGAGAATTTGTTATGCTACTTGTAGCAATTTGGTCTTCTTCTGTTCCCAGATCAGTTTGCTCATCAATATAGAATGTATAATTTTTGCTGGAAGTTTCTTTACCTAATAATACAATGTCTTCCAGAGCAGGGTTTATATTATCTTTCATAGGAAGCCCAAAATCTGATGCTGTGAATGTATATCTTCTTCTAGGAAGAAAGATATGTCTATTAGGAACATTTTCTTTCATCATCAGATAAAAAATATCATCACCAAAGAATGCATTGTGTTCAGCACCACTGTTACTGTTTCTTACAACCAGGTTTTTTTGAAACTCAGGAGTAAACTTCCCAAGTAGAGGTTTTGATATTTCAGCCATACATATAAGATGATGTAGGATTTCAAATTGAAGTTGGtcagctgtggttttggttgtGACTTTGAATCTGGTAGAGTCATATACATCAGAGTTAAGAGAATAATGTTTAACTGCCAAGTTGTTGCCATTAGGACCATTATTGCCTGAATtggtataatataaatataaatatgatccTTCACATTTTCTACTTTAAGTACTTCTTCTTACACTGCCGTAATGTTTATGTCTTTTGGGGAATCTGCTACATAATTCAATGTTATATCTTCCTGAAGGAGCTTTCAGATTCATATCTTGATATATAAAACATGTCGTCAACACCTCCCTGAGAAGCAATGGTGACAGCTACTGTCAAAGCTGCTGGGGTAGACTTACTGTGAAAAGTGGCATTGTAATATCTGCCAAAGAGGTTTTTTTCACAGAGTTTCTTGCTTGAAGAGGGGCAACAGACTTTACAAAGATAGAGAAATCAGTTGTTAATCGATTGTCATCATCTCTTACACATTGTGATTTTCTCTGGAAATGGTAAAGGCATCTCTTAGTTTGTTAAGTGTATTGTTAAAAGTATTAACTTTATTCATGGTCAAAAGACTCAGAATAGGAATAGATTCAAAGTCATTACTACTTTTGGAAGAGAAAATGTTAGGTGATTGAATATTAATTGTAGTTCTCTCATGATTCTTCATGTCTGTAGCATCAAATACAATAGAATTGTCTTTCTATGGAAGATCAGGAATGTTGCTTGTAGTTTTGCCATATCTTTCCAGGTAAGTAGTgtcaattttaattatatttttgtccTGTACGTAAGGAACCTCAAGCagagttttgtaattttctggtATATCTATGACATAGTTTTTTCTACATTGCCTTCTTTTGTAAGGGCTGTGGTACCAATAATGGATATACCCTCTGGTTCCACTTCTTCAAGAGTAGTGGAGTAAGTTCCAAGAAGGTTGTTTGCATGTGGTATGGCAATGGTACTCTCATCTCCAGAGATCATTCTTAGCTCTTTGCATGTATGTAGCAGGATTAGGGGCAAAAAAATGGTTTAGATTTTCCAGTCGAAGGAAAGaaaggttcaagactctgagttGTCTTGGAGTCTTTCTGAAAAGAGAGCATTGCAATAAATCAGACTTACAATAGTGGGTGGTCATGGATATTGGTGCTGAGAAACTATTGTCCCCACAAACAGTTATCTTGCTCTGTATTATTCTAGAGTTGGGTGTAAATCTGGAAATTGTTGTACTGACAGCGGAAGTATACTGTATAGCAACAGATGAAAGTGAAGTATTGCTCCTGCATAGCAATGGATGAAAGTGAAGCATTGCTCTTTGGAGCCTTTGTCAGAGCAGAATTGTATACTGTACCCTCAGCATTAGCTAAGCTAGCTGAAGTCTGGTTAGCTGAAGGGTTGCTTGGTGCATAATCCCTAAATTTgggaaagcatatatatatatatatatatatatatatgctaactTAAAGAGTCTCTGAACAATTTCTCTTTGAAAGAAATCTAGAAAGCCTTATTACTCTATCAATAGACTCAGAGTAGCTACTTAAATAGGTTGTAGGTGCAGAAATTTCTTTTGTTCTTAGCATGGAAAAGAGTTGACTTGTTGTTTGGCTGTCTAATGAGGGCAAAGGTAGATTGGCAGACAAATGCTGATTTGTCTGATTCTGTTTCCTGACTCCTATTATCCtaaagcaatggttctcaaagtgtgcaccaggacacactggtgcaccctagaagattttgaggtgtgccctatggtattccagagcaATATGtgactgttggggaccaaaaaaaccaacatggtttttggagtttagtttTTGGGGTACAGATGTAccgggaattggctataagctgacagtctgcccaactgcccacctcacttgtctgattaggttgcaaaggctgttaagctgtggtgctggattgtttacactacccaccatgttcccaggaaagactggaggcaagttccttctatcctttgtttggtgtaaaattaaaatgataagtaTGGTGAATGTTTTGGATTGATgactaaacataaggaattgtttcttgaaggccttttggatttctataaaagaaggatATGtgtcaatatctaaaaaagctttaaacattttactacaattttcaacattctatttatgtgaattaggattttctactctcaacacaattaagagtaaaaagaggggaaggaattcttcaatgtattgataaggaaatgagagtttgcctttcaaatataggcccaaacattgaagaaattactaggacacatcaggctcatgttttttataaacacaagaatgaaaaaacttaacacatttgcaccgggacctggcgaatttactaaatcttactaagaatgtgtctatatataaaaagattacttttttgttgttattttattttttaacccctctcttttatgaattctaaaaagcataactcaaaaaatgtaacataaaaatgttttttaatttcagaataaatttaattttgttgtattcatttcatttaattaccataaaagcatgcttggaatttatattttttctttaatatttgacttattattataacatatttctcagaaatttgtatatagttctcctacaattatttgtaggattttaaatatgccttgacttcaaaaagtttgagaaccactgtactaaAGGGAAAGAAGTACAACATTTTTGTGAGATTCCCCTCATAAATCACATTTTGTTAAAAGCCTGAAATTAATAGTTTCTGTGTTAAATTGATCAAATAAACATTGTGAAAGTCTCTGCTTCTTTATTCAATGGTTATTAAGTTAATTAAGTTAGAAATACACAATATCAATGTAAAAAGGAACAGCTAGTATGTTAAGGTTAAGTGCTCTCTATAAATAGAAATTCAGGTGCCCCACAGCAAACATTCAGTAAGAAATCTCTTATAGTATAAAAAGTATAAGGAAGTACCATTCAAATCCTATACTGTCATGCACTATAACTTCTATAATCTTTATTCATtatgtatataattaattttaaaagattaataagtagaaaatagaactttaaaaatacagtgaTGATTTGTTtagcaaaatattctttttttgcaTTAAACATAAGCTgatgctccctcccctcccctcccttcccttcccttccttatcTAATTTTTAGTTCTATAAGGATACTGTTATTTAGAATATTGAAACTTACCAGGAGGTAAGCCACAAAATTTAAGATGGTCAGAACTAGGCCCTTCATCATGTCTTGCTATTCTCTGTAACTAAAGTGCAAGACTGTCCTATGTTATATTAACACAATGACAATTTAagtgacaatttaaaaaataccaaagataatctctttttaattttaatattattgatgTTCACTATAATTCTGGCTtatctaataaaaaagaaacagtgaccaGGTAATTCTAGTCCATtattagaaatgataaatatatagaATAGAATACTCTATTTTCTAAGGTCAATACTATTTTGACTAATTGGTGTGAATAAGAAGGATTTCGTCTATTTTC
The sequence above is drawn from the Saccopteryx bilineata isolate mSacBil1 chromosome 5, mSacBil1_pri_phased_curated, whole genome shotgun sequence genome and encodes:
- the CABS1 gene encoding calcium-binding and spermatid-specific protein 1; translated protein: MVPLCPMAEDGLPKIYSHPQTESSKITTEATIFFEANNTIPRSETTITSEGDHITAVSDYVLESDFSTTIDKFSFPKEKLNSEDDVESHITKSSIHLEKESNALSGATNSITENFIPVKISNISPPATSVSLIEFPTNMAKEDILLDTNDLGDKDVSITSEVSDSLKINTVSDTDTPAITDKKGKPDINNHSSSVKSNVTANEAVQITDSSIPKTELTLTTEKDFTKIPAITSLPEEKITEIGLILPEDDPDAVSKLTDSDEEKLITVFELNTTVKRENNNPEDILIEDVLLTDEESTNRVNVWIDRDFASEAENNPVLLTAVESRYDFIVPKLVDMNLVEDSPPTTKEDLSENNRLESVTEATEAFSKTTPGLDNLSQKEDTSINEMGVFKLLKEEPDEFLI